In Stomoxys calcitrans chromosome 2, idStoCalc2.1, whole genome shotgun sequence, the following proteins share a genomic window:
- the LOC131994632 gene encoding tetra-peptide repeat homeobox protein 1-like, with protein MNFVRFYLFYVPLPLPVPVPVPVPVPVPVPVPVPVPVPVPVPVPVPVPVPVPVPVPVPVPVPVPVPVPVPVPVPVPVPVPVPVPVPVPVPVPVPVPVPVPVPVPVPVPVPVPVPVPVPVPVPVPVPVPVPVPVPVPVPVPVPVPVPVPVPVPVPVPVPVPVPVPVPVPVPVPVPVPVPVPVPVPVPVPVPVPVPEPVPVPVPVPVPVPVPVPVPVPVPVPVPVPVPVPVPVPVPVPVPVPVPVPVPVPVRVPVPVPVPVPVPVPVYIAAI; from the coding sequence ATGAACtttgtacgcttttacttgttttatgtaccattaccattaccagTACCAGTACCAGTACCAGTACCAGTACCAGTACCAGTACCAGTACCAGTACCAGTACCAGTACCAGTACCAGTACCAGTACCAGTACCAGTACCAGTACCAGTACCAGTACCAGTACCAGTACCAGTACCAGTACCAGTACCAGTACCAGTACCAGTACCAGTACCAGTACCAGTACCAGTACCAGTACCAGTACCAGTACCAGTACCAGTACCAGTACCAGTACCAGTACCAGTACCAGTACCAGTACCAGTACCAGTACCAGTACCAGTACCAGTACCAGTACCAGTACCAGTACCAGTACCAGTACCAGTACCAGTACCAGTACCAGTACCAGTACCAGTACCAGTACCAGTACCAGTACCAGTACCAGTACCAGTACCAGTACCAGTACCAGTACCAGTACCAGTACCAGTACCAGTACCAGTACCAGTACCAGTACCAGTACCAGTACCAGTACCAGTACCAGTACCAGTACCAGTACCAGTACCAGTACCAGTACCAGTACCAGTACCAGTACCAGTACCAGTACCAGAACCAGTACCAGTACCAGTACCAGTACCAGTACCAGTACCAGTACCAGTACCAGTACCAGTACCAGTACCAGTACCAGTACCAGTACCAGTACCAGTACCAGTACCAGTACCAGTACCAGTACCAGTACCAGTACCAGTACCAGTACCAGTACCAGTACCAGTACGTGTACCAGTACCAGTGCCAGTACCAGTACCAGTACCAGTGCCagtatatatagctgccatatag